From the Theobroma cacao cultivar B97-61/B2 chromosome 2, Criollo_cocoa_genome_V2, whole genome shotgun sequence genome, one window contains:
- the LOC18607055 gene encoding protein NAP1 isoform X2, producing MDLFCSFVRVNLLAEKLPRKMMLQVYNLLHAMSRNDRDCDFYHRLVQFIDSYDPPLKGLQEDLNFVSPRIGEVLEAVGPIIFLSTDTRKLRNEGFLSPYHPRYPDILTNSAHPMRAQDLANVTAYREWVLLGYLVCPDELLRVTSIDIALVVLKENLVLTLFRDEYVLLHEDYQLYVLPRILESKKMAKSGRTKQKEADLEYSVAKQVEKMISEVHEQALVSCDAIHRERRILLKQEIGRMVLFFTDQPSLLAPNIQMVFSALALAQCEVIWYFQHVGIASSKSKGARLVPVDIDPNDPTIGFLLDGMDHLCCLVRKYIAAIRGYALSYLSSCAGRIRFLLGTPGMVALDLDATLKTLFQQIVQHLENIPKPQGENISAITCDLSEFRKDWLSILMIVTSARSSINIRHLEKATVSTGKEGLLSEGNAAYNWSRCVDELESQLSMHGSLKKLYFYHQHLTAVFRNTMFGPEGRPQHCCAWLGVAGSFPECASRIVPEEVTKIERDAVLYVESLIESIMGGLEGLINILDSEGGFGALEMQLLPEQAASYLNNASRASIPSAKSPKGAVGYPLPGHESYPENNNSIKMLEAAMQRLTNLCSVLNDMEPICVLNHVFVLREYMRECILGNFRRRLLTVLKTDNDLQRPSILESLIRRHMNIVHLAEQHISMDLTQGIREVLLSETFSGPISSLHVFDKPAEQHTGSATEVVCNWYIENIVKDMSGAGILFTPMHKCFKSTRPVGGYFAESVTDLRELQAFVRIFGGYGVDRLDRMMKEHTAALLNCIDTSLRSNRELLEAVAGSMHSGDRIEREACLKQIVDLDTIIGFCIEAGQALAFDKLLAEAAGAVLEEGAPLIYSLLAGVVKHIPEEIPEKREIRRMRGVANSVALAGDHDSEWVRSILEEVGGANDGSWSLLPYLFATFMTSNIWNTTGFNVDTGGFNNNIHGLARCISAVIAGSEYVRLAREHHQRQLLSNGHAGDSLDPDIRVSAEASIKAAMQLFVKFSAGIVLDSWNEANRSHLVAKLIFLDQLSDISPYLPRSSLETHVPYAILRSIYSQYYANSPLMPLALLSASPRHSPSVSLAHASPVMRQPRGDLTPQYSANDSGYFKGSSSYSQEHLYDAESGSLRSAENKHRNVRRSGPLDYSSSRKVKNPEGSASGSTGPSPLPRFAVSRSGPISYK from the exons AGAGCCCAAGATCTGGCAAATGTTACTGCTTATAGGGAGTGGGTGTTACTTGGGTATCTAGTTTGTCCTGATGAGCTGCTTCGTGTCACTAGCATTGATATAGCTCTG GTTGTACTGAAGGAAAATTTAGTTCTTACATTATTCAGGGATGAG TATGTTCTATTGCATGAGGATTATCAGTTATATGTTTTGCCTCGGATATTAGAGTCAAAGAAGATGGCAAAATCAGGGCGGACCAAACAAAAAGAAGCAGATTTGGAATATAGTGTGGCCAAACAAgttgagaaaatgataag TGAAGTACATGAGCAAGCATTGGTATCATGTGATGCTATACACCGTGAGAGGAGAATACTGTTAAAGCAAGAAATTGGAAGGATGGTGCTCTTTTTCACTGATCAACCAAGTTTATTGGCTCCAAACATTCAG ATGGTTTTTTCTGCATTGGCGTTGGCTCAATGTGAGGTTATTTGGTATTTTCAACATGTAGGAATTGcatcatcaaaatcaaaaggtGCTCGGCTGGTTCCAGTTGACATA GATCCAAATGATCCAACTATCGGGTTCTTGTTGGATGGAATGGACCATTTATGCTGTCTAGTGCGCAAGTATATTGCAG CAATTCGAGGTTATGCATTATCATATCTCTCTTCCTGTGCTGGTAGAATCCGGTTTCTGCTGGGAACTCCTGGAATGGTGGCTCTTGATCTTGATGCAACCTTGAAAACACTCTTTCAGCAGATCGTCCAGCACCTTGAGAATATACCCAAGCCACAGGGTGAAAATATTTCTGCAATCACATGTGACCTATCT GAGTTCCGTAAAGATTGGTTGTCTATATTGATGATTGTTACATCTGCCCGATCATCTATAAACATAAGACATTTGGAGAAAGCTACTGTCTCTACCGGAAAGGAAGGGTTGCTATCAGAAGGAAATGCAGCATACAATTGGTCCAG ATGTGTTGATGAACTAGAGTCTCAATTGTCAATGCATGGTAGTCTCAAAAAGCTGTATTTCTACCATCAGCATCTTACAGCA GTCTTTAGGAACACTATGTTTGGACCAGAGGGGCGTCCGCAACATTGCTGTGCATGGCTTGGTGTTGCTGGTAGTTTTCCAGAGTGTGCATCTCGAATTGTTCCAGAGGAg GTGACGAAAATTGAGCGAGATGCAGTCCTATATGTTGAGTCTCTCATTGAATCAATCATGGGAGGATTGGAAGGTTTAATTAATATCCTTGATTCTGAAGGTGGATTTGGGGCTTTGGAGATGCAG CTTCTTCCAGAGCAAGCAGCATCTTATTTGAATAATGCATCCAGAGCTTCGATTCCTTCGGCAAAATCCCCAAAAGGAGCAGTTGGCTATCCTTTGCCAGGCCATGAAAGTTATCCAGAGAATAACAATTCTATTAAAAT GTTGGAGGCTGCAATGCAGAGGTTGACCAATTTGTGTTCAGTTTTGAATGATATGGAGCCTATATGTGTTCTGAACCATGTCTTTGTTCTGAGGGAG TACATGAGGGAATGCATCCTTGGCAACTTCAGAAGGAGATTACTTACAGTACTAAAAACTGATAATGATCTTCAAAGGCCTTCTATTCTAGAATCACTGATCCGCAGACACATGAATATAGTCCATCTAGCAGAACAGCACATTAGCATGGATCTAACTCAAGGAATTCGAGAAGTTTTACTTTCAGAGACCTTTTCTGGACCAATTTCTTCTCTGCACGTATTTGATAAACCAGCAGAGCAACATACTGGATCAGCCACTGAAGTTGTCTGCAACTGGTACATAGAAAACATTGTGAAGGATATGTCCGGTGCTGGAATTCTGTTTACACCCATGCACAAATGCTTCAAAAGCACGAGGCCAGTTGGTGGATATTTTGCTGAGTCAGTCACTGATCTTAGAGAATTGCAGGCCTTCGTTCGTATATTTGGTGGTTATGGAGTTGACAGACTAGATAGGATGATGAAAGAACATACTGCTGCCCTGTTGAATTGCATTGACACATCATTGCGGTCAAATCGTGAGTTGTTAGAAGCAGTTGCTGGCAGCATGCATTCTGGTGACAGGATAGAAAGAGAAGCTTGTTTGAAGCAAATTGTGGATTTGGACACAATAATTGGTTTTTGTATTGAGGCAGGACAAGCATTGGCTTTTGATAAACTTTTAGCTGAAGCTGCTGGAGCAGTGCTCGAAGAAGGTGCACCCTTGATTTATTCATTGCTTGCTGGGGTAGTTAAGCACATACCTGAAGAAATACCTGAAAAGCGGGAAATCAGAAGAATGAGGGGGGTAGCAAACAGTGTTGCGCTTGCTGGTGATCATGACTCTGAGTGGGTTAGGTCGATTTTGGAAGAAGTTGGAGGTGCAAATGATGGGTCCTGGAGCTTATTGCCTTATTTATTTGCCACCTTCATGACATCAAATATCTGGAACACGACTGGCTTCAATGTTGACACGGGGGGTTTCAACAACAATATTCATGGCTTGGCAAG GTGCATCAGTGCTGTTATAGCCGGAAGTGAGTATGTTAGATTGGCACGTGAACATCACCAGAGACAGTTGCTCTCAAATGGTCATGCCGGTGACAGTTTGGATCCTGATATCCGTGTATCCGCAGAAGCCAGTATAAAAGCAGCAATGCAACTATTTGTTAAATTCTCGGCAGGAATTGTACTAGATTCATGGAACGAAGCTAACAG ATCTCATCTTGTCGCCAAGCTTATTTTTCTTGACCAACTCTCTGACATTTCACCATACCTTCCAAGAAGCTCTCTTGAGACCCACGTTCCTTATGCTATTCTCCGTTCAATATATAGCCAGTACTATGCAAATTCTCCTTTGATGCCACTGGCACTATTAAGTGCTTCACCACGCCATTCACCTTCTGTATCATTGGCACATGCATCCCCTGTAATGAGGCAACCCCGTGGAGATTTGACTCCACAGTATAGTGCTAATGATTCAGGTTACTTTAAAGGATCTTCATCATACAGCCAGGAGCACCTTTATGATGCCGAAAGTGGAAGCCTACGAAGTGCTGAAAACAAACATAGAAACGTTCGCCGGTCTGGGCCTTTGGATTACAGTTCAAGCCGTAAAGTTAAGAACCCTGAAGGATCGGCTTCGGGAAGCACAGGTCCCAGTCCGCTGCCAAGGTTTGCTGTATCAAGGTCTGGTCCAATATCATACAAGTAG